In Blautia sp. SC05B48, a single genomic region encodes these proteins:
- a CDS encoding LicD family protein → MKQKNNFQIQEIFNEDLKILQSCELENFKLFKKICDDNNLRYYMIGGTLIGVVRHNGFIPWDDDIDIGLPRPDYNKFLEIAPKYLPEYMEIVTKSSDPNFKCYFTRMINNKKKIYWDQGGYKAKIGVWMDVFPIDGLPDNRILRKLQVFKVLWWKMLYKFTQIDYVMTNRERSKMEWLIIKFAQITHIGKILSAEKTLDKLDKQLQKYDFDKVNYAWNFSGGHGLKEIMPKRLWDGKRTGLFEGLKVSIPENTEEHLSYIFGDYMTLPPENERVTHSIQFVED, encoded by the coding sequence ATGAAACAGAAAAATAATTTTCAAATACAAGAAATTTTTAATGAAGATTTGAAAATATTACAGTCATGTGAATTAGAAAATTTTAAACTTTTTAAAAAAATATGTGATGACAATAATCTTAGATATTATATGATAGGGGGAACATTAATCGGTGTAGTTAGACATAATGGTTTTATACCATGGGATGACGATATTGATATTGGTTTGCCAAGACCGGATTACAATAAATTTTTGGAAATTGCACCTAAGTATCTACCTGAATATATGGAGATTGTAACAAAATCTTCAGATCCTAATTTCAAATGTTATTTTACAAGAATGATTAATAACAAAAAGAAAATATATTGGGATCAGGGAGGGTACAAAGCAAAAATAGGTGTTTGGATGGATGTTTTTCCTATAGATGGCTTGCCAGATAATAGAATTTTAAGAAAACTACAAGTTTTTAAAGTGCTTTGGTGGAAAATGCTATATAAGTTTACACAAATTGATTATGTAATGACCAACCGTGAACGAAGCAAAATGGAATGGTTAATAATTAAGTTTGCACAAATTACTCATATTGGAAAAATACTTTCGGCTGAAAAAACATTAGATAAATTAGATAAACAACTTCAGAAATATGACTTTGATAAGGTGAATTATGCATGGAATTTTTCAGGTGGACATGGTTTAAAAGAAATAATGCCGAAACGCTTATGGGATGGAAAACGAACAGGACTATTTGAAGGACTTAAAGTATCAATTCCGGAAAATACAGAGGAACATCTTTCATATATTTTTGGGGATTATATGACTCTTCCTCCGGAAAATGAGAGGGTAACTCATTCAATTCAATTTGTCGAGGATTAA
- a CDS encoding glycosyltransferase, with translation MKILPNSLDNSVENVAVIMSTYNGERYIREQIESILNQKKVSVLLFIRDDGSKDNTRKIIKEYCTNYRNVIWIDELKKENLGVRDSFLRSLTFVYKNYPDIHYFSFSDQDDYWMEDKLFEGVCRLEKSKNTKGALYYTNKIFVDKNLNEIKKENIVYYNDYMEILWPSLASGCTMIFNRSLVYFTLKNYPKINCIHDSWIYRLAKCIGSDIYFDEKPLILYRQHDMNVCGMKTTILHHDLRYMLNNMFKNIFSSREHIIQNFVKELYLAKEDMTSESKYYSEIIIDYNYNIKHKFKLMFIKGFSKRKIKTRMVWIYKVIFNMI, from the coding sequence ATGAAGATATTGCCAAACAGTTTAGATAATAGTGTAGAGAATGTTGCTGTTATAATGTCCACATATAATGGAGAGCGATATATTCGGGAACAAATAGAATCTATTCTAAACCAAAAAAAAGTTTCTGTATTATTGTTTATTAGAGATGATGGATCAAAAGATAATACAAGAAAAATCATAAAAGAATATTGTACAAATTATAGGAATGTTATATGGATTGATGAGCTTAAAAAAGAGAATTTAGGAGTTAGAGATAGTTTTTTGCGTTCGCTTACTTTTGTATATAAGAATTATCCGGATATTCATTATTTTTCATTCTCAGATCAAGATGATTACTGGATGGAGGATAAATTATTTGAGGGCGTATGTAGATTAGAGAAATCAAAAAATACAAAAGGTGCTCTTTATTATACAAATAAAATATTTGTGGATAAAAATCTCAATGAAATAAAAAAAGAAAATATTGTCTACTACAATGATTATATGGAAATATTGTGGCCATCATTAGCTTCAGGATGCACCATGATTTTTAATCGTAGCTTAGTATATTTTACATTGAAAAATTACCCTAAAATAAATTGTATACATGATTCATGGATATATCGACTTGCGAAATGTATAGGCTCAGATATCTATTTTGATGAAAAACCATTAATTTTATATCGGCAGCATGATATGAATGTGTGTGGAATGAAAACAACAATTCTTCACCATGATTTACGATATATGTTGAATAATATGTTTAAAAATATTTTTTCTTCGCGAGAACATATTATTCAAAATTTTGTAAAAGAATTATATCTAGCGAAAGAAGATATGACGTCAGAATCTAAATATTATTCAGAAATAATTATAGATTATAACTATAATATAAAACATAAATTTAAACTTATGTTTATCAAAGGATTTTCGAAACGAAAAATAAAAACGCGCATGGTATGGATTTATAAAGTTATATTTAATATGATTTAA
- a CDS encoding zinc ribbon domain-containing protein — MKTGYSIKTWKMRLFCPEKQMIETTEALYREAVAFYYELLKEREELWAENLLTIQGHLEKLTVPGRDGREPKYIPPGGKLPVYFRRSAMNKAAMAVKTAASAESFPEKIDANITFFKGMYRDLTDTSVVLKLWNGKKWIWVPCGLTGRPFPKEAAILSPTLVHEEKWLMFHVPVKQENSDARTAKERMQEGARVCSVRFTNTDSFAVCTVLDEESRQLAVKNCRGGNAYRHHCRALLKKVEASRAFTDKDNVSQPNRKYYMHLKHLNEHYAHQVSKEIMDFCKENQTGILVLPEYDEDFSRISMYRSGNYSPLHLSIRIRNYLKYKAWAEGILVLELRADGTEKQCSICGATGKKQGSVFICQNGHQVNRFLNGARNLGRKCQESFRKNNKSS, encoded by the coding sequence ATGAAAACAGGATACAGTATCAAAACATGGAAAATGCGGCTCTTTTGTCCGGAAAAGCAGATGATCGAAACAACAGAAGCCCTGTATCGGGAAGCCGTAGCCTTTTACTATGAGCTCCTGAAAGAAAGAGAAGAACTCTGGGCCGAAAATCTGCTGACCATCCAGGGACATCTGGAAAAGCTTACCGTTCCCGGAAGAGACGGAAGAGAACCAAAGTACATCCCGCCAGGCGGAAAGCTCCCCGTTTACTTTCGGAGATCTGCCATGAACAAAGCTGCAATGGCAGTAAAGACCGCAGCAAGCGCAGAAAGCTTCCCCGAAAAGATCGATGCCAACATCACCTTTTTCAAGGGAATGTACAGAGACCTGACAGACACCTCCGTAGTGCTGAAGCTCTGGAACGGAAAGAAATGGATCTGGGTACCCTGTGGACTTACAGGACGCCCCTTCCCGAAGGAAGCAGCAATCCTGTCACCGACATTGGTCCATGAGGAAAAATGGCTCATGTTCCATGTACCTGTCAAGCAGGAAAACTCCGATGCCCGGACAGCAAAGGAACGAATGCAGGAAGGCGCCAGAGTATGCAGCGTCCGCTTTACCAATACGGACAGCTTTGCAGTATGCACAGTTCTGGATGAAGAATCCAGACAGCTGGCTGTAAAAAACTGCAGAGGCGGAAATGCATACCGACATCATTGCAGAGCTTTGCTGAAAAAAGTAGAAGCATCCAGGGCATTTACCGATAAAGACAACGTCAGTCAGCCAAACAGGAAATATTACATGCATCTCAAGCACCTGAATGAACATTACGCACATCAGGTCAGCAAGGAGATCATGGATTTCTGCAAAGAAAATCAGACCGGGATACTAGTACTGCCGGAGTATGATGAAGATTTTTCCAGGATATCCATGTACAGAAGCGGCAATTATTCGCCTCTTCACTTAAGTATCCGCATCCGGAATTATCTGAAATACAAGGCCTGGGCAGAAGGAATCCTGGTACTTGAGCTGCGCGCCGACGGAACAGAAAAGCAATGTTCCATCTGCGGAGCCACCGGAAAAAAACAAGGCAGTGTATTCATCTGCCAGAACGGCCATCAGGTCAACCGCTTCCTGAACGGCGCCCGAAACCTGGGCCGCAAATGCCAGGAAAGCTTCCGGAAAAACAACAAATCAAGTTAA
- a CDS encoding O-antigen polymerase gives MLYLLLLFLILLMLLTLMILDKDIFSPSFIVCAVFFLSTLGCIVNARYWKTEISMATILVIVGGCLVFSVIGIVCNSCCKNIYGKRNANEIFELKLIKVDNWKIVLILLVNLVLIYLQIKFVNNVIAMASSKSLLSWGMKMEYYRNIVSYDSSNLHIVIPSYINILNKASMILSYIFVYICVNNFLVKKDFKLIKRFNVMEMLPVIAYILFNLVCSSRGAILQIFIATMVMYHLLYHKQNGWNKHYNIKALVKIVVIATVLLIIFVELRDIVGRNYSETAKSPLYYICCYIGGSIHLLDDFIKKPIDGSQIWGKETFYSIIRFIGQRFNIKDWIYISHLEFRYSNGLNVGNIYTAFRKYIYDFGYFGVIWCTALVSFIYNQIYYTIKYSKKRSVLYDISIIFFGYIAYGYFYMSIQEQPLSAILCTTTIIMPILFMLVVYCLKLKVRFLKIRFCRR, from the coding sequence ATGCTTTATTTATTGCTTTTATTTCTGATATTATTAATGTTATTGACGTTAATGATATTAGATAAAGATATATTTTCTCCATCATTTATAGTTTGTGCTGTTTTTTTTCTGAGCACGCTAGGATGTATTGTTAACGCTAGGTACTGGAAAACTGAAATAAGTATGGCAACAATATTAGTAATTGTTGGTGGATGTCTGGTTTTTTCTGTTATAGGTATAGTATGTAATAGTTGTTGTAAAAACATTTATGGGAAAAGAAATGCAAATGAAATATTTGAATTAAAACTAATAAAAGTTGATAATTGGAAAATCGTATTGATTTTATTAGTAAATTTAGTATTGATTTATTTACAGATAAAATTTGTAAATAATGTCATTGCAATGGCTTCTTCGAAATCCCTTTTATCGTGGGGAATGAAGATGGAATACTATAGAAATATAGTAAGTTATGACTCCTCAAATCTTCATATAGTTATTCCTTCTTATATAAATATTTTAAATAAAGCATCTATGATTCTTTCTTATATATTTGTATATATATGTGTTAATAATTTTTTAGTAAAAAAAGACTTTAAACTAATAAAAAGGTTTAATGTTATGGAAATGTTGCCAGTTATAGCGTACATATTATTTAACTTAGTATGCTCATCCAGGGGAGCTATTCTTCAAATATTTATAGCAACTATGGTCATGTATCATTTACTTTACCATAAACAAAATGGATGGAATAAACACTATAATATAAAAGCTTTAGTCAAAATAGTAGTAATTGCAACAGTTTTACTTATCATATTTGTGGAATTGAGAGATATTGTTGGAAGAAATTACTCAGAAACAGCCAAAAGTCCATTGTATTATATATGTTGCTATATTGGAGGGTCTATCCATTTATTAGATGATTTTATTAAAAAACCTATAGATGGATCTCAAATATGGGGAAAAGAAACATTTTATTCTATTATTCGATTCATTGGACAAAGATTTAATATTAAAGATTGGATATATATTTCGCATCTTGAATTTAGATATTCGAATGGCCTGAATGTTGGAAATATATATACAGCTTTTAGAAAGTATATTTATGATTTTGGGTACTTTGGTGTGATTTGGTGTACTGCGCTTGTTTCATTTATATATAATCAAATATATTACACCATAAAATATAGTAAAAAAAGAAGTGTATTGTATGATATTTCTATTATATTTTTTGGATATATTGCTTATGGATATTTTTATATGTCAATACAGGAGCAACCACTATCTGCCATTCTTTGTACAACTACTATTATTATGCCTATATTATTTATGTTGGTTGTTTATTGTTTGAAATTAAAAGTTAGATTTTTAAAAATTAGATTTTGTAGGAGATGA
- a CDS encoding GNAT family N-acetyltransferase, protein MFRKAVKDDFDNIKSLYWELIDQEQGDPSFPHWKKGIHPSDEMLRNSIGKEELYVLADGSEIAACAIVNDEKVDGYADVPWQIDSDEVMVVHVLAVHPEQRGKGLARNLMEHIVESERKAGV, encoded by the coding sequence ATGTTTCGTAAAGCAGTAAAAGATGATTTTGACAACATAAAATCTCTGTACTGGGAGCTGATCGACCAGGAGCAGGGTGATCCATCGTTTCCACATTGGAAGAAGGGTATCCATCCTTCTGATGAAATGCTACGTAACAGTATTGGTAAGGAAGAGCTGTATGTTCTGGCAGATGGCAGCGAGATTGCGGCCTGTGCGATAGTTAATGATGAAAAGGTGGATGGCTACGCAGATGTGCCGTGGCAGATCGATTCGGATGAGGTTATGGTCGTTCATGTTCTGGCAGTGCATCCGGAGCAGCGTGGTAAGGGTCTGGCCCGGAATTTGATGGAGCACATTGTAGAATCGGAAAGAAAAGCCGGAGTATGA
- a CDS encoding glycosyltransferase family 4 protein translates to MFGHKRIPSREGGVEIVVEELCTRLVRDGHTVVCYNRAGHHVSGAEYDAKIKNQYKGIKLKTVPTIEKKGLAAVSSSFFAALCCALGRYDVVHIHAEGPAFFAWLPKLFGKKVVVTIHGIDWQREKWKNGFGSKFIRQGERNAVKYADEIIVLSKGVQDYFQETYGRKTHFIPNGVNRPAIKNAEIITEKYGLTKDSYFLFLGRLVPEKGIRYLVEAFKQIKTDKKLVIAGGSSDTDEFACKLKELSKSDSRIIFTGFVQGEILDELYSNAYVYTLPSDLEGMPLSLLEAMSYGNCCLVSDIPECTEVVENKAVIFKKSNVSELVRKLQENCDNSRKVRELKKVASNFILNKYNWDDVVKKTEIIYENK, encoded by the coding sequence ATGTTTGGGCATAAGAGAATACCTAGTCGGGAGGGTGGCGTGGAAATTGTTGTCGAAGAACTGTGTACCCGTCTGGTGAGAGACGGACATACAGTTGTTTGTTACAACAGAGCTGGACATCATGTAAGTGGCGCAGAATATGATGCAAAAATTAAAAACCAATATAAGGGGATAAAACTGAAAACAGTTCCCACTATTGAAAAAAAGGGACTGGCAGCAGTTAGTTCTTCTTTTTTTGCGGCTCTATGCTGTGCATTAGGAAGATACGACGTAGTACATATTCATGCTGAAGGACCAGCATTTTTTGCGTGGTTGCCCAAATTATTTGGGAAAAAAGTTGTAGTGACCATACATGGAATCGATTGGCAAAGAGAAAAATGGAAAAATGGATTTGGTTCAAAATTTATCCGTCAGGGAGAACGAAATGCAGTGAAATATGCTGATGAAATAATCGTTCTGAGCAAAGGTGTTCAGGATTATTTTCAGGAAACATATGGTAGAAAAACACATTTTATTCCTAATGGAGTGAATCGTCCAGCTATTAAAAACGCAGAAATCATTACAGAAAAATATGGTCTTACAAAAGATTCATATTTTCTCTTTCTTGGCCGGTTGGTACCTGAGAAGGGGATTCGGTATCTGGTGGAAGCGTTCAAACAGATAAAAACAGATAAGAAACTGGTAATCGCTGGAGGCTCTAGTGATACAGATGAATTTGCCTGCAAACTGAAAGAGTTATCTAAAAGTGACAGTAGGATTATCTTTACTGGATTTGTACAGGGAGAGATATTAGATGAATTATATAGTAATGCATACGTTTATACTCTCCCGTCAGATTTGGAAGGAATGCCGTTAAGTTTGCTAGAAGCAATGAGCTATGGGAATTGTTGCCTGGTTTCGGACATTCCTGAATGTACGGAAGTGGTGGAAAATAAGGCAGTAATTTTCAAGAAATCGAATGTGAGTGAATTAGTTCGTAAGCTTCAAGAGAATTGTGATAATTCAAGAAAAGTTCGGGAATTGAAGAAAGTAGCGTCGAATTTTATTTTAAATAAATATAATTGGGATGATGTAGTTAAGAAAACAGAAATAATATATGAAAATAAATGA
- the gloA2 gene encoding SMU1112c/YaeR family gloxylase I-like metalloprotein — MNLSKIHHIAIIVSNYEAAKDFYVNKLGFSVIRENYRSERRDWKLDLRVDEHAELEIFAEPNPPKRVSRPEACGLRHLAFCVESVEQTVKELAEVGIECEPIRVDDFTGKKMTFFHDPDGLPLELHE, encoded by the coding sequence ATGAACTTATCTAAAATACACCACATCGCCATCATCGTATCCAACTACGAAGCCGCCAAAGATTTCTACGTAAACAAGCTTGGCTTCTCCGTTATCAGAGAAAACTATCGTTCAGAGCGCAGGGACTGGAAGCTGGATCTACGTGTGGATGAGCATGCGGAGCTGGAGATTTTTGCAGAACCAAATCCACCGAAGCGGGTGAGCCGTCCGGAGGCTTGTGGCCTGCGTCATCTTGCTTTCTGTGTGGAGAGTGTGGAGCAGACGGTGAAAGAACTGGCGGAGGTCGGAATTGAATGTGAGCCGATCCGTGTGGATGATTTTACCGGTAAGAAGATGACGTTTTTTCATGACCCGGACGGATTGCCACTGGAGCTGCATGAGTAA
- a CDS encoding IspD/TarI family cytidylyltransferase: MNIGVIFAGGVGSRMHSKDRPKQFLDIYNKPIIVHTIEHFQNSEDIDSIVVVCIEGWIDYMNQLVYQYRLNKVKKIVPGGKTGQLSIYNGLIAAQEIARDEENIVLIHDGVRPLINEELIKRNIQDVKDYGSSITSGIVKETIVEIYDNNDIKLVPDRAHSRVAKAPQCFWLKDILSAHKKAMNEQSFNFIDSCSMMKYYGYKLHMTDGPYENIKITTPDDFYMMRAVLQAKEDAQLYTPY; encoded by the coding sequence ATGAATATTGGAGTGATTTTTGCAGGTGGAGTAGGAAGCCGTATGCATAGTAAAGATCGACCGAAACAATTTCTTGATATTTATAATAAGCCAATAATAGTTCACACAATTGAACATTTTCAGAATAGTGAAGATATAGATTCAATAGTTGTTGTTTGCATTGAAGGATGGATCGATTATATGAATCAACTTGTTTATCAATATAGATTAAATAAGGTGAAGAAAATTGTTCCAGGCGGAAAAACAGGACAACTATCTATTTATAATGGATTGATTGCTGCACAAGAAATTGCAAGAGATGAAGAGAATATTGTGCTTATTCACGATGGTGTAAGACCGTTGATCAATGAGGAATTGATAAAAAGAAATATTCAAGATGTTAAAGATTATGGAAGCTCAATTACAAGTGGGATAGTAAAAGAAACTATTGTTGAAATATATGATAACAACGATATAAAATTAGTTCCGGATCGTGCACACTCTCGAGTAGCAAAAGCTCCTCAGTGTTTTTGGCTGAAAGATATACTAAGCGCACATAAAAAGGCAATGAATGAACAAAGTTTTAATTTTATTGATTCATGTAGTATGATGAAATATTATGGATATAAACTCCATATGACAGATGGACCATATGAAAACATAAAAATTACTACGCCCGATGACTTTTATATGATGAGAGCAGTTTTGCAAGCTAAAGAAGATGCTCAGTTATATACACCTTATTAA
- a CDS encoding acyltransferase family protein, translating to MNKKARIIELDYLKGIGIFLVVLGHTILLQNALSTKYVILARFIYSFHMPLFFIASGIISGLQRNLQCNIVKTAKKLLIPYFFWSFVYIILFAIQNKVSLLERVYATITCRGIAPLWFLATLFVTKIFLSEYEKRIENFITSKVKRQILLILICLVLALALKVLVKNIQSPIICYPIISVARVFLATIFESMGYLIGLNWKSICQYKKAFFMISGLCFFIVQSITQNTVNMHTYTFDSLVIFIITGLTGTLFLLETCLMLPRNIKVLSEIGKSSMDIMILHYPPMPILKVCIIVGTLLKNDVAIVLITIMALFITFEIHKLFLEPIRKRYLL from the coding sequence ATGAACAAAAAGGCAAGAATTATTGAATTAGATTATTTAAAAGGAATAGGAATTTTTTTAGTGGTATTAGGACACACTATTTTACTTCAGAATGCGTTATCTACAAAGTATGTAATTTTGGCTAGATTTATTTATTCTTTTCATATGCCACTTTTTTTCATAGCAAGTGGTATTATTTCTGGTTTACAAAGAAATTTACAATGTAATATAGTCAAAACAGCTAAAAAACTTCTGATTCCTTATTTTTTCTGGAGCTTTGTATATATAATTTTGTTTGCAATACAAAACAAGGTTTCATTATTGGAAAGAGTATATGCAACAATAACATGTCGTGGAATTGCACCACTTTGGTTTCTTGCAACACTGTTTGTAACTAAGATCTTTCTTTCTGAATATGAAAAAAGAATAGAAAACTTCATTACTTCAAAAGTAAAGAGACAAATATTATTGATTCTTATTTGCTTGGTATTAGCATTAGCTTTAAAAGTGCTTGTAAAAAATATACAAAGCCCGATTATATGCTATCCAATAATATCAGTTGCCAGAGTGTTTCTAGCTACAATATTTGAGTCAATGGGATATTTAATAGGACTAAATTGGAAAAGTATATGTCAGTATAAAAAAGCCTTTTTTATGATATCAGGGTTATGTTTTTTTATAGTGCAAAGCATAACACAAAATACTGTTAATATGCATACATATACTTTTGATTCTTTAGTAATTTTTATTATTACTGGTTTAACGGGGACATTATTTTTATTAGAAACTTGTTTAATGCTACCAAGAAACATTAAAGTTTTAAGTGAAATTGGAAAATCTTCTATGGATATTATGATTTTGCATTATCCACCTATGCCAATTTTGAAGGTATGTATAATAGTCGGTACATTATTGAAAAATGATGTAGCAATTGTCCTGATTACTATAATGGCGCTTTTTATTACATTCGAAATTCATAAATTATTCTTGGAACCTATACGAAAAAGATATTTATTATGA
- a CDS encoding radical SAM protein, with product MSNNSEKKLNGTVIVTYRCNARCSMCNRYKAPSKPEEEISIETIKKLPKMYFTNITGGEPFIRSDLKDIVRELYKKSDRIVISTNGFFTDRIVDLCKEFPQIGIRISIEGLEQTNNEIRGLQNGYQRGYSTLKKLREMGMKDVGFGMTVQDKNASDLVPLYKISDEMGMEFATASLHNSFYFVEAKNIIHNRPMVAKNFENLVNELLRSNSPKKWFRAYFNHGLINYIYGQKRLLPCDMSFDTFFIDPYGDVMPCNGTKDKEVMGNLNVQTWNELWNSPEAESVRKKVRHCDRNCWMIGSVSPAMHKYIWKPAIWVIVHKLKALFSKHPYSMYENKICCEYRDGRVSKEELDKCSTCDNNCVVNNGLSEASQEQLKHKSGEEIVNEDIAKQFR from the coding sequence ATGTCTAATAATAGTGAAAAAAAATTAAATGGTACAGTTATTGTTACTTATCGTTGTAATGCACGATGCTCTATGTGTAATCGTTATAAAGCTCCTTCGAAACCGGAGGAAGAAATCAGTATTGAAACTATTAAGAAATTACCCAAGATGTATTTTACAAATATTACGGGTGGAGAGCCATTTATTCGGAGTGATTTGAAGGATATTGTTCGCGAATTGTATAAGAAGTCTGATCGCATTGTTATTTCTACAAATGGATTTTTTACAGATCGTATTGTTGATCTTTGTAAAGAGTTTCCTCAGATTGGTATTCGCATTTCTATTGAAGGATTAGAACAGACCAATAATGAAATTCGTGGTTTGCAGAACGGATATCAGAGAGGCTATAGTACATTAAAAAAACTTCGAGAAATGGGTATGAAAGATGTTGGATTTGGTATGACAGTACAAGATAAAAATGCTTCTGATTTGGTTCCGCTATATAAAATATCTGATGAAATGGGAATGGAGTTTGCAACTGCATCTTTACATAACAGTTTCTATTTTGTAGAAGCTAAAAATATTATTCATAATCGCCCAATGGTTGCAAAAAATTTTGAAAATTTAGTAAATGAGTTGCTTCGTAGCAATAGCCCTAAAAAATGGTTTAGGGCGTATTTTAACCATGGTTTGATTAATTATATTTATGGCCAAAAACGTTTATTACCTTGTGATATGAGTTTTGATACATTTTTCATTGATCCGTATGGTGATGTTATGCCATGCAATGGAACAAAGGATAAAGAAGTTATGGGCAATTTGAATGTTCAGACTTGGAATGAGTTATGGAATAGCCCAGAAGCTGAGTCTGTTAGAAAAAAAGTTCGCCATTGTGATAGAAATTGCTGGATGATTGGATCTGTTTCCCCAGCGATGCACAAATATATTTGGAAACCTGCAATTTGGGTTATCGTTCATAAGTTAAAAGCTCTGTTTTCAAAACATCCATATAGTATGTATGAGAACAAAATTTGTTGTGAATATCGCGATGGAAGGGTGTCAAAAGAGGAACTGGACAAATGTAGTACATGTGATAACAATTGTGTGGTCAATAATGGTTTGAGTGAAGCATCCCAGGAGCAGTTAAAACATAAAAGCGGTGAGGAAATAGTAAATGAAGATATTGCCAAACAGTTTAGATAA
- a CDS encoding NAD-dependent epimerase/dehydratase family protein codes for MNDLKEKTILITGATGLIGQAVIKELLKTNNHIKIIALVRNKEKAYQILGKETENLEFYFGNVETITPQKMNVDYIIHAASQTSSKLFVANPVETSLTALIGTKNMLDIARLSSVEGFVYLSSMEVYGAPTTDDKIFENYNTNIDTMKVRSCYPESKRMCENLCVSYASEYNVPAKVIRLTQTFGPGVRYDDGRVFAEFARCVIEKKDIILNTKGETKRSYLYTEDAAKAILTILKEGIAGEAYNVANEDTYCSIYEMALLVAQKCAHNNISVRIKENMNENLGYAPVLHMNLDTSKIRKLGWKPLYGLEEMFKKMIDSMKTLI; via the coding sequence ATGAATGATTTAAAAGAAAAGACAATATTAATAACAGGTGCAACGGGGCTTATTGGACAAGCAGTAATAAAAGAACTTTTAAAAACAAATAATCATATAAAAATTATTGCTTTGGTAAGAAATAAGGAAAAAGCATATCAAATATTAGGAAAAGAAACAGAAAATCTTGAATTTTATTTTGGAAATGTTGAAACAATTACTCCTCAAAAAATGAATGTTGATTATATCATTCATGCTGCTAGTCAAACATCAAGTAAATTATTTGTTGCAAATCCAGTTGAAACATCTTTGACAGCGCTTATTGGAACAAAAAATATGCTTGATATTGCAAGACTTAGCTCTGTTGAGGGATTTGTATATCTATCAAGTATGGAGGTATACGGAGCACCAACAACTGATGACAAAATATTTGAAAATTACAATACAAATATAGATACAATGAAAGTTCGCTCATGTTATCCTGAAAGCAAAAGAATGTGTGAAAATTTATGTGTATCTTATGCATCAGAATATAATGTGCCAGCAAAGGTAATTAGGCTTACGCAAACTTTTGGACCCGGTGTAAGATATGATGATGGAAGAGTTTTTGCTGAATTTGCAAGATGCGTTATAGAGAAAAAAGATATTATTCTTAATACTAAAGGTGAAACTAAGCGGAGCTATTTGTATACAGAAGATGCAGCAAAAGCTATTTTGACTATTTTGAAAGAGGGAATTGCTGGCGAGGCATATAATGTGGCAAATGAAGATACGTATTGTTCTATTTATGAAATGGCACTGTTAGTTGCTCAAAAATGTGCGCATAACAATATTTCAGTAAGAATTAAAGAAAATATGAATGAAAATTTGGGATATGCGCCAGTTCTCCATATGAATCTGGATACGTCAAAAATCAGGAAACTCGGATGGAAGCCTTTATATGGCCTTGAAGAAATGTTCAAAAAAATGATTGATTCGATGAAAACATTGATTTAA